A window from Opitutia bacterium ISCC 52 encodes these proteins:
- a CDS encoding sugar phosphate isomerase/epimerase, whose protein sequence is MNRRSFLQSSLAALPLAGLATVGNAASHASSRRSNPIALSTYSLWRFRNDELRDLHKCIDIAAEYGFDGVELLLYQFEQNDLLSNSYMQSLKRHAFRQGLPLCAMSTHQGFVSPDKEERQRNIDLTIGQIEICGRLGIPAMRVNTGRWGTSGSFNELMADKGIEPPLPGYTEDDAFPWVIEAFEKCLPTAEKHGVVMGLENHWGLGLTAKGVLRIVDAIDSPWLQVTLDTGNFLENRTAQLEVMAERAFFVQAKTYYGGGQWYELDIDYPAVAKMLHKNNYHGWISLEFEGMEDYRTAIPKSLKLLRDAFTY, encoded by the coding sequence ATGAATCGCAGATCTTTTCTTCAATCTTCCCTGGCTGCCCTACCCCTTGCCGGATTGGCTACCGTCGGAAATGCCGCCTCCCATGCTTCATCGAGGCGCTCCAATCCGATAGCACTTTCCACCTATTCACTCTGGCGGTTCCGCAATGACGAACTGCGAGACCTTCATAAGTGTATCGATATCGCAGCCGAGTATGGATTTGATGGTGTAGAACTTCTCCTTTACCAATTTGAGCAAAACGATCTGCTCTCCAATTCCTACATGCAGTCGCTCAAACGGCATGCCTTTCGTCAAGGCCTTCCGTTGTGCGCCATGTCCACACACCAGGGGTTTGTTTCCCCGGACAAGGAAGAGCGACAACGCAATATAGATCTGACCATTGGACAGATCGAGATTTGTGGACGACTCGGTATACCAGCCATGCGAGTAAACACCGGCCGCTGGGGTACATCTGGAAGTTTCAACGAACTGATGGCCGATAAGGGTATCGAGCCTCCGTTACCAGGTTACACTGAGGACGATGCATTTCCCTGGGTCATTGAAGCTTTTGAAAAATGTCTACCCACTGCAGAAAAACACGGCGTAGTCATGGGACTGGAAAATCACTGGGGACTCGGCCTGACAGCCAAAGGTGTATTGCGCATAGTCGACGCCATCGATTCTCCCTGGCTGCAAGTCACCCTCGATACCGGAAACTTTTTGGAAAATCGAACCGCACAACTCGAGGTCATGGCCGAACGCGCATTCTTCGTTCAGGCCAAGACCTACTACGGTGGTGGTCAATGGTATGAGTTGGATATCGATTATCCGGCAGTCGCCAAGATGTTACATAAAAACAATTACCATGGCTGGATCTCCCTGGAATTTGAAGGCATGGAAGATTACCGCACGGCCATTCCTAAAAGTTTGAAGCTATTACGAGATGCGTTTACGTACTAA
- a CDS encoding c-type cytochrome, producing the protein MKLKSLALITLTTLVSTFAFADSLPLKFKKGEHLVLLGNGLGERMIHFPYFETDLQRRFPKDELIVRNLCFPGDTPGFRAHSSRETQWAFPGAEKFHPDKTFHDGRGFYPMPDEWLTTVAADTILAFFGYNESFDGFEGLDNFYNELDAWITHTNEQAYNGKSAPRIILVSPIAFEDRSADFDLPTGNQENRRLAAYTETMRQVAHDRGIGFIDLYGPSSEWYRYSDEPLTINGFLLNDRGHQLLAEELLAALSGERDSKTLSRTAREKAYEAVQEKNWYWYNDYRMLNDVHVHGRRHKPYGNVNYPEEILKLREMTSLRDQKIHAVVQGNERDLVIDDKKTRDLVNVETNYTLPIEFLDDVAVMDEFTVADGYKISQFASHSSFPDLKNPVQMAFDNKGRLWVSVMPSYPHWEPGDPLPNDKILIFEDTNNDGVADKQIVFAENLHLPMGFEIAQDGVYVTQEPNLIKLIDDDGDDRADRSEIMVAGFDSADTHHAISAYTSDPSGAFYMCEGRFLHSQVETPYGPERMTDGGAWRFDPHSWKLDRFMQTDVNNPWGIAYDEWGQNYLADASGGNNWWSLPLSAKVPHGYEIAKVDEFTTHRVRPTSGAEFVYSRHFPEEHQGDFLINNTIGFLGTKQHKVWEDDEGGFTGEIRQDLIYSKDPNFRPVDLEFAPDGSLYIVDWHNPLIGHMQHSARDPNRDHDHGRIYRITYPDRPLVKPAKVAGAKIPDLLENLKLPEYRTRYRTQRELQARDTEDVLPAVRKWAAGLDRSDPYYERHLLEALWVTWGHHQVDEGLLRQCLNETKHQTRSGAVRVLRYTYQKIEDYMELFLKAANDSHPRVRLEAIVASSWMDNKEGALITIEGLRNPITKWMGHTITAIMETLGDDIRSLHQSGSIDLSNNPLALSYASGEEFTPYVYENKYERPPQTNMPAAALKVFEMGREVYSRDAHCITCHGEDGKGTVANIYPPLNNNKWIRGDDERLIKVIMKGLWGPIDVNGKTYDPSTGVPPMTGFQDMLTDEEIAAVIFYVRENFASIKGRPATLIDPDVVTRIRGEVKDRQGFYMVEEILKEHPMGE; encoded by the coding sequence ATGAAGTTAAAAAGCCTCGCGCTCATTACCCTAACCACGCTGGTAAGCACTTTTGCATTCGCCGATTCATTGCCACTCAAATTCAAAAAAGGCGAACACCTCGTCCTTCTTGGAAATGGCCTCGGCGAGCGGATGATTCACTTTCCCTATTTTGAAACCGATTTGCAGCGTCGTTTCCCTAAGGACGAACTCATCGTTCGGAACCTCTGCTTCCCCGGGGATACACCGGGATTTCGAGCACACTCCTCACGCGAGACCCAATGGGCCTTCCCCGGTGCTGAGAAATTTCACCCAGACAAAACTTTCCACGACGGTCGTGGGTTCTATCCCATGCCAGACGAGTGGCTAACTACGGTGGCTGCGGACACGATACTGGCATTCTTTGGCTACAATGAGTCGTTCGATGGCTTTGAAGGACTCGACAATTTCTACAACGAGTTGGACGCTTGGATTACCCATACCAACGAGCAGGCATACAATGGAAAGTCGGCGCCACGCATCATTCTGGTTTCGCCTATCGCATTTGAGGATCGCTCGGCCGATTTCGACCTACCCACGGGCAATCAAGAAAACCGACGCCTAGCGGCTTACACCGAGACCATGCGTCAGGTAGCTCATGACCGAGGCATAGGATTCATTGATCTCTATGGGCCATCCAGTGAGTGGTATCGTTATTCCGATGAACCACTCACCATCAACGGCTTTCTACTAAATGACCGAGGACACCAGCTCCTCGCTGAAGAATTACTGGCTGCATTGTCCGGCGAAAGGGATTCCAAAACCTTGTCTCGCACCGCTCGCGAAAAAGCATACGAAGCAGTCCAAGAGAAGAACTGGTACTGGTATAACGATTACCGCATGCTCAACGATGTGCACGTGCACGGTCGACGCCACAAACCTTACGGTAACGTTAATTACCCAGAGGAAATCCTCAAACTCCGCGAGATGACCTCTCTGCGGGATCAGAAGATTCACGCCGTCGTTCAAGGTAACGAACGCGACCTGGTCATTGACGACAAAAAGACCAGAGACCTGGTCAATGTAGAAACCAACTACACCCTGCCGATTGAATTTCTCGATGATGTGGCAGTGATGGATGAATTTACAGTCGCCGACGGATATAAGATCTCCCAGTTCGCCTCCCACTCAAGTTTCCCTGACCTGAAGAACCCGGTCCAAATGGCGTTCGATAATAAAGGACGTCTCTGGGTATCTGTCATGCCCTCCTACCCGCACTGGGAACCCGGTGACCCTCTTCCGAACGACAAAATCCTGATATTTGAAGATACAAACAACGACGGCGTAGCCGACAAACAAATCGTATTTGCAGAAAACCTACACTTGCCGATGGGATTTGAAATCGCCCAAGACGGCGTTTACGTCACGCAGGAACCCAACTTAATCAAACTCATCGATGATGACGGAGATGACAGAGCCGACCGCTCAGAGATTATGGTTGCGGGTTTCGATTCCGCTGACACCCATCACGCCATCTCAGCCTACACCAGTGATCCTTCCGGCGCATTCTATATGTGCGAAGGTCGTTTCCTTCACTCACAGGTAGAAACTCCCTACGGTCCTGAACGCATGACCGATGGTGGCGCCTGGCGCTTCGATCCTCACTCCTGGAAACTTGATCGGTTCATGCAGACAGATGTAAACAACCCCTGGGGAATCGCCTACGATGAATGGGGTCAAAATTACCTGGCAGACGCCTCTGGCGGCAATAACTGGTGGTCACTTCCCCTTTCGGCTAAAGTGCCTCACGGATACGAAATCGCAAAGGTTGACGAATTCACCACCCACCGCGTTCGACCCACCTCGGGTGCAGAGTTTGTTTACTCACGCCATTTCCCAGAAGAACACCAGGGAGACTTTTTGATAAACAATACGATTGGTTTCCTTGGCACCAAACAGCACAAAGTCTGGGAGGATGACGAAGGCGGATTCACAGGAGAAATAAGACAGGACTTAATCTATTCCAAAGATCCTAACTTCCGCCCCGTCGACCTGGAGTTTGCGCCCGATGGATCCCTTTATATTGTCGACTGGCACAACCCATTGATCGGCCACATGCAGCACTCGGCCCGCGACCCCAATCGCGACCATGACCACGGCCGCATCTACCGCATAACCTATCCAGACCGCCCACTCGTAAAGCCAGCCAAGGTAGCTGGAGCCAAGATCCCCGATCTATTGGAAAACTTGAAACTCCCCGAGTATCGCACTCGCTACCGGACACAGCGTGAACTACAAGCACGTGACACAGAAGACGTCCTTCCCGCCGTCCGTAAATGGGCAGCCGGCCTTGACCGTAGCGACCCTTATTATGAGCGCCACTTACTGGAAGCACTGTGGGTCACCTGGGGACACCACCAAGTGGATGAAGGACTGCTTCGCCAATGCTTGAACGAAACGAAACACCAAACTCGTTCGGGCGCTGTTCGCGTGCTTCGTTACACGTATCAAAAAATCGAGGACTACATGGAGCTATTCCTCAAAGCCGCCAACGACAGTCACCCCCGAGTGCGTCTGGAAGCCATTGTGGCTTCGTCTTGGATGGATAACAAAGAAGGTGCTCTTATCACTATCGAAGGGCTTCGGAACCCAATCACAAAATGGATGGGCCACACGATAACGGCGATCATGGAAACCTTGGGTGATGACATTCGCTCTCTGCACCAAAGCGGCAGTATCGATCTTTCCAATAATCCATTGGCACTAAGCTACGCATCGGGTGAGGAGTTTACACCCTACGTATACGAAAATAAATACGAACGCCCTCCTCAAACGAATATGCCTGCTGCAGCTTTGAAGGTTTTCGAAATGGGTCGCGAAGTCTATTCGCGAGATGCCCACTGCATTACCTGTCACGGCGAAGATGGCAAAGGCACCGTAGCCAACATCTATCCACCACTCAATAACAACAAATGGATTCGTGGAGACGATGAACGCTTAATCAAAGTCATCATGAAAGGCCTTTGGGGCCCTATTGATGTCAACGGCAAGACTTATGACCCATCCACCGGGGTTCCGCCCATGACTGGCTTCCAGGATATGCTGACCGACGAGGAAATAGCAGCGGTGATTTTCTATGTGCGCGAAAACTTTGCCTCTATCAAAGGGCGGCCTGCAACTTTGATTGATCCTGATGTTGTGACCCGCATTCGTGGCGAAGTAAAAGATCGTCAGGGTTTCTACATGGTGGAGGAAATCCTGAAGGAACACCCTATGGGTGAGTAA
- a CDS encoding Gfo/Idh/MocA family oxidoreductase, producing the protein MNNLNRRNFMKGAAVVAASVSLPKFAIGSAGASANSKLNVAVIGAGGRGRASINALVDENLVAFCDVDEKNGASTYKDFPMIPQYQDFREMLDKQDKEIDAVVIATPDHTHFVATYSAMAMGKHVLTEKPLVHNVWQARTLRKAANYYDVVTQMGNQGHATEGIRYVKEWYQAGAIGDIEEVIIYNRGPLFGPDKSFRLPSTLPPEPEAEPTHLNWDLWKGPTASDIKYNNIYLPKSWRSFFQFGNGQLGDWICHTFDAPFWALELGMPSSIKVRDIENPYPGIVAQSSVVEWTFPRKGKSPLKVSWYEGRKPLTNPTNGEREWDDDFNMAMVGNKGVIAHNNRPNSPRLYPEEYWQDFRKNLPPKTFERIKGNQVDEWVRAIKHEGPKPGSNFDYASRLTEVGLLGVLAQKTGKSFEWDAEKMEVSDQPELNTFIKEPVRRGWEMGDELWKQS; encoded by the coding sequence ATGAATAACCTCAACAGAAGAAACTTCATGAAAGGAGCTGCCGTAGTGGCGGCTTCTGTCAGTCTCCCCAAATTCGCCATTGGCAGTGCAGGTGCATCGGCCAACAGCAAACTCAATGTTGCCGTGATCGGAGCTGGCGGACGCGGACGTGCCTCAATCAATGCTCTGGTCGATGAGAACCTCGTCGCATTTTGCGATGTGGATGAGAAAAATGGTGCCAGCACTTATAAGGATTTTCCTATGATTCCTCAGTATCAGGATTTCCGCGAAATGTTGGACAAGCAGGACAAAGAAATCGATGCCGTTGTAATTGCCACCCCAGACCATACTCATTTCGTGGCCACTTATTCGGCGATGGCCATGGGGAAACATGTCCTAACAGAAAAGCCCCTCGTTCACAACGTCTGGCAGGCTCGCACCCTTCGTAAAGCAGCCAACTACTACGATGTCGTCACCCAAATGGGAAACCAGGGGCATGCCACAGAAGGCATCCGCTACGTCAAAGAATGGTATCAGGCCGGGGCTATTGGAGACATTGAGGAAGTGATCATTTACAACCGAGGTCCGTTGTTTGGTCCGGACAAGTCCTTTCGTCTACCTTCCACATTACCTCCTGAACCAGAAGCAGAACCAACACACCTGAATTGGGATCTTTGGAAAGGTCCCACAGCAAGCGACATCAAATACAATAATATTTACCTGCCCAAATCCTGGCGCAGCTTTTTCCAATTCGGCAACGGTCAGTTAGGAGATTGGATCTGCCATACCTTCGATGCCCCCTTCTGGGCACTGGAGCTCGGGATGCCCAGCTCAATCAAGGTCAGGGACATAGAAAACCCCTATCCTGGGATCGTAGCGCAGAGCTCTGTTGTGGAATGGACTTTTCCTCGCAAGGGCAAGTCCCCGCTCAAAGTGTCCTGGTATGAAGGCCGCAAGCCACTCACCAATCCCACCAATGGCGAACGAGAATGGGACGACGACTTCAACATGGCGATGGTCGGTAATAAAGGAGTCATTGCTCACAATAACCGCCCCAACAGCCCCCGCCTGTATCCAGAAGAATATTGGCAAGATTTCCGCAAAAACCTGCCGCCCAAGACATTCGAACGTATCAAGGGCAATCAGGTGGACGAATGGGTTCGGGCGATCAAGCACGAAGGCCCTAAACCGGGATCCAATTTTGATTACGCCAGCCGCCTGACAGAAGTTGGCCTACTGGGCGTTCTCGCTCAGAAAACAGGCAAAAGCTTCGAATGGGATGCCGAGAAAATGGAGGTGTCCGATCAGCCGGAGCTCAACACATTTATCAAGGAACCGGTGCGTCGAGGCTGGGAGATGGGTGACGAGCTTTGGAAACAAAGCTAA
- a CDS encoding ThuA domain-containing protein yields MTRLSLILLFSLIVATSASASLRIHRTDKLGADSESSPRFDHTEAREEAQRVFPELAKKHGWDFTQSSDSEIFTDEGLKGIDVIILDNNTGILFNEEERMAFEKWARNDGGVVGIHGATHAHKGIEENNEAEWPFWYGLWGVLHKSGPKEGPQDRRGYADRIMSVNASDDWTQSLPEEWILYKVEWYFWNYHPNFSSKEIIAAADVKTNQPLLPEYYPVTWTQEYEGRTCLVYEHGPLR; encoded by the coding sequence ATGACACGGCTCAGTCTTATTCTATTGTTTTCACTAATCGTAGCTACATCGGCTTCCGCAAGTCTCCGTATCCACAGAACGGATAAACTCGGAGCAGATTCGGAAAGCTCACCCCGCTTTGATCATACTGAGGCAAGGGAGGAAGCCCAGCGCGTGTTTCCAGAACTGGCTAAAAAGCATGGCTGGGATTTCACACAATCCAGTGACAGCGAGATTTTCACCGATGAAGGCTTAAAGGGCATCGATGTCATTATCCTTGATAACAATACAGGCATCCTCTTCAACGAGGAGGAGAGAATGGCCTTCGAGAAGTGGGCGCGAAATGATGGAGGCGTAGTCGGGATTCACGGAGCTACTCACGCACATAAAGGTATCGAAGAGAACAACGAAGCCGAGTGGCCATTCTGGTATGGTCTCTGGGGAGTACTCCACAAATCAGGCCCCAAAGAAGGACCTCAAGATCGACGAGGTTATGCTGACCGAATCATGTCAGTTAACGCTTCGGATGATTGGACACAAAGCCTCCCAGAGGAATGGATACTTTATAAGGTCGAATGGTATTTCTGGAATTATCATCCAAATTTCAGCAGCAAAGAGATTATCGCTGCAGCTGATGTAAAAACCAATCAACCCCTTCTGCCCGAATATTACCCAGTTACTTGGACCCAGGAATATGAAGGGCGGACGTGTCTGGTATACGAACATGGGCCATTACGCTGA
- a CDS encoding N(4)-(beta-N-acetylglucosaminyl)-L-asparaginase, which translates to MNAHLILFACLLTASTWAQAKQPVVVSTWKFGMQANEAAWEVLSKGGRALDAVETGVRVTEADPNNASVGIGGTPDEHGNVTLDACIMDETGDCGSVAFLQNILHPISVARKVMEETRHVMLVGKGAEEFAYEQGFEKADLLTAKAEARWKKWRAENEEGKKQEINAENHDTIGMIALDKDGNLSGACTTSGAGFKIHGRVGDSPIIGAGMFVDNEVGGAVATGWGEAVIRISGSHLVVELMRQGHSPTEACRLAVERLISKNSDWKDIQVGFLALNKNGEYGAYCIQPGFQYAAYDPDNGNQLFDGDSRLMKKEK; encoded by the coding sequence ATGAACGCACACCTTATACTCTTTGCTTGCCTCCTAACAGCGTCCACCTGGGCACAAGCCAAGCAACCCGTAGTTGTTTCCACATGGAAGTTTGGCATGCAAGCCAATGAGGCTGCATGGGAAGTGCTTTCCAAAGGCGGACGTGCATTAGATGCAGTGGAAACTGGAGTGCGCGTAACTGAAGCCGACCCGAACAATGCATCCGTTGGAATAGGAGGCACACCCGATGAGCACGGGAATGTTACTTTGGATGCCTGTATCATGGACGAAACAGGTGACTGTGGGTCCGTCGCCTTTCTACAGAACATCCTACACCCGATATCCGTGGCACGAAAGGTCATGGAAGAAACCCGCCACGTTATGTTGGTGGGAAAAGGTGCCGAGGAGTTTGCCTATGAACAGGGGTTTGAAAAAGCTGACCTACTGACTGCCAAGGCAGAGGCCCGCTGGAAAAAATGGCGGGCAGAGAACGAGGAAGGCAAGAAGCAGGAAATCAATGCCGAAAATCACGATACCATTGGTATGATCGCTTTAGACAAAGATGGCAATCTATCAGGAGCCTGCACGACCAGTGGGGCTGGATTTAAAATCCATGGCCGCGTGGGAGATTCACCCATCATCGGAGCCGGCATGTTTGTCGACAATGAAGTCGGCGGCGCCGTTGCTACAGGCTGGGGAGAAGCCGTTATTCGAATAAGCGGCTCACACCTGGTTGTGGAACTCATGAGACAGGGACACTCACCTACAGAAGCTTGTCGCCTGGCCGTCGAAAGACTCATATCTAAAAACTCTGACTGGAAAGATATCCAGGTCGGTTTTCTTGCATTGAATAAAAACGGCGAATATGGAGCCTACTGTATTCAACCCGGATTTCAATATGCCGCATACGATCCGGATAACGGCAATCAGTTGTTTGACGGGGATAGCAGGCTGATGAAAAAAGAGAAATAA